The Pyramidobacter porci genome includes a window with the following:
- a CDS encoding FadR/GntR family transcriptional regulator, whose product MQNKRSQVVDSIIGEIRRRNLRKGDRLPSERELASITGVSRNLLREALAVLETQNVLQTRERGGIQLVRDPGMLDFSLNLQEMILWPDQSLNQLMEIRRIAEIPAARLAAKRRTDDDIAHLRRCVEELRLIEKSGENRPNDGAQWDALYHSAMVKAAGNDILTRIYESIHALLLKYIGSNRARFYREARPDMSKRALKEHIGLLNAIENQEPDEAARIMGEHLDLFESWIIPTEHRENADTSS is encoded by the coding sequence TTGCAGAATAAACGAAGTCAGGTGGTAGACAGCATTATCGGCGAGATTCGCCGCAGGAACCTGCGCAAAGGTGATCGCCTGCCGTCGGAACGGGAACTGGCCTCCATCACAGGAGTTAGCCGGAACCTCCTGCGGGAGGCGTTGGCGGTATTGGAGACACAGAACGTTCTTCAGACCAGGGAACGGGGAGGAATACAGCTCGTCAGGGATCCAGGAATGCTGGACTTCTCGCTCAACCTCCAAGAAATGATCCTCTGGCCCGACCAGTCGTTGAATCAGCTCATGGAAATTCGGAGAATCGCAGAAATTCCCGCCGCACGCCTCGCAGCAAAGCGCCGTACCGATGACGACATCGCCCATCTGAGGCGCTGCGTAGAAGAGCTACGGCTCATAGAGAAATCCGGCGAGAACCGTCCCAACGACGGAGCACAATGGGATGCCCTTTATCATTCGGCCATGGTCAAAGCAGCCGGAAACGACATACTCACGCGAATCTACGAGAGCATTCACGCCCTTCTGCTCAAGTACATTGGCAGCAACCGCGCTCGTTTCTACAGGGAGGCCCGCCCCGACATGTCCAAAAGAGCATTGAAAGAGCACATCGGCCTTCTGAACGCCATCGAAAACCAGGAGCCCGACGAGGCCGCCCGGATCATGGGGGAGCACCTTGATCTCTTTGAGAGCTGGATCATTCCCACAGAACACAGAGAAAACGCCGATACGAGTTCCTGA
- a CDS encoding TRAP transporter substrate-binding protein — translation MRSKCNYCIAVLVLAVLCGSACAAPKALRLAHVVNEQDSFHVCALKIKEVVEAESGGELTVDIFPNAKLGDERTLLENVRMGVIDMAIITGGPIINFMPEFGIFDLPFLFRDEAHAYSVLDGELGQGILDRMDKMGWKGLAYGERGFRDLTNSKRPVVKPSDMAGLKIRLMENPIYVETFRALGANAVPMSWPETLTALQQGTIDGQENPLNVIVAFKLYDSQKYMTLTHHTYSPNVVMMSHRAWKGLKPDHQELILKAARAGAKANRDVDIQKAAEWLEFLKAQGMIVSQPDGEAFREAVKPLYEKYMEKFGAETVQAILDVK, via the coding sequence ATGAGGTCCAAATGTAACTATTGTATTGCGGTACTGGTATTGGCAGTTCTGTGCGGTTCCGCTTGTGCCGCCCCGAAGGCGCTCAGGTTGGCTCACGTGGTGAACGAGCAGGATTCTTTCCATGTCTGCGCTCTAAAGATCAAGGAAGTTGTTGAAGCGGAAAGCGGTGGTGAGCTTACGGTTGATATCTTCCCAAACGCCAAACTGGGGGACGAGAGGACTCTTCTCGAGAATGTCCGCATGGGCGTCATCGACATGGCAATTATCACCGGGGGGCCAATCATCAACTTTATGCCTGAATTCGGCATTTTCGATCTTCCCTTCCTGTTTCGTGACGAAGCTCACGCTTACAGCGTCCTTGACGGCGAACTGGGGCAGGGAATCCTTGACCGTATGGACAAGATGGGCTGGAAGGGGCTTGCCTACGGGGAGCGTGGGTTCCGCGACCTGACAAACTCCAAGCGTCCCGTGGTGAAACCTTCCGACATGGCCGGCCTCAAGATTCGCCTGATGGAGAATCCCATTTACGTGGAGACCTTCCGCGCGCTTGGCGCCAACGCCGTGCCCATGTCCTGGCCCGAGACCCTGACGGCGCTGCAGCAGGGAACCATCGACGGGCAGGAGAACCCGCTGAACGTCATCGTGGCCTTCAAGCTCTACGACAGCCAGAAATACATGACTCTGACGCACCACACCTATTCGCCCAACGTCGTCATGATGAGCCACCGTGCCTGGAAGGGACTGAAGCCCGATCATCAGGAGCTGATCCTGAAGGCCGCCAGAGCCGGAGCCAAGGCCAACCGCGACGTTGACATTCAGAAGGCGGCCGAGTGGCTTGAATTTCTCAAGGCTCAGGGCATGATCGTCAGCCAGCCTGACGGCGAAGCTTTCCGCGAAGCGGTCAAGCCGCTCTACGAGAAGTACATGGAGAAATTCGGAGCTGAGACGGTGCAGGCGATCCTGGACGTGAAATAG
- a CDS encoding V-type ATP synthase subunit A: MATDKNVKGTIERISGPLVVAKGMTGASMYEVARVGDIGLVGEIIELNGDLASIQVYEETSGLRPGEPVVGTGEPLSVELGPGLIEQFYDGIQRPLKAIEEASKSVFIARGISVSALDHEKLWQFEPKVSVGDEVSEGDVLGVVQETVLVEHRIMVPNGVSGKVVSVESGEFNVDAVIAVIDDGKEKHGVSMLRRWPVRRGRPVAKKLPPVTPLTTGQRVVDTFFPIAMGGTACVPGPFGSGKTVIQHQLAKWAEAQIVVYIGCGERGNEMTDVLREFPELKDPRSGQPLMKRTVLIANTSNMPVAAREASVYTGISIAEYYRDMGYSVALMADSTSRWAEALREMSGRLEEMPGEEGYPAYLGTRLASFYERAGRAICLGGDGREGSVSVIGAVSPPGGDLSEPVTQNTLRVTKVFWGLDANLAYQRHFPAINWLNSYSLYTNKLDEYWDAKFDAEWTPARVEAMTLLEEESSLKEIVQLVGMDALSRNERMTMETAKSLREDFLHQNAFNDVDTYTSMEKQFKMLSTILKFHHAGLEALQSGAEMNKLFNLPVREKIARMGLVGEQELEKIDALEGEMRDEIAQLLASGGEK, encoded by the coding sequence TTGGCCACGGATAAAAATGTAAAGGGCACGATCGAACGTATATCCGGACCTCTGGTCGTCGCGAAGGGGATGACCGGCGCGAGCATGTACGAAGTGGCGCGCGTCGGCGACATCGGCCTGGTCGGGGAAATCATCGAACTCAACGGTGATCTTGCCTCGATCCAGGTCTACGAGGAGACTTCCGGTCTCCGTCCCGGCGAGCCCGTCGTGGGCACCGGCGAACCCCTGAGCGTCGAACTGGGCCCTGGTCTTATCGAACAGTTTTATGACGGCATTCAGCGTCCTCTGAAAGCGATCGAAGAAGCGTCGAAGAGCGTCTTCATCGCCAGAGGCATCAGCGTTTCCGCTCTCGATCACGAGAAACTCTGGCAGTTCGAGCCGAAAGTTTCCGTCGGCGACGAAGTGAGCGAGGGCGACGTCCTCGGCGTCGTGCAGGAAACCGTCCTTGTGGAGCACCGCATCATGGTCCCCAACGGGGTCAGCGGCAAGGTCGTCTCCGTCGAGTCCGGCGAGTTCAACGTCGACGCCGTGATCGCCGTGATCGACGACGGCAAGGAGAAGCACGGCGTTTCCATGCTGCGCCGCTGGCCCGTGCGCCGCGGCCGCCCCGTCGCCAAGAAGCTGCCGCCCGTCACGCCGCTGACGACGGGCCAGCGCGTCGTCGATACGTTCTTCCCCATCGCCATGGGCGGCACGGCCTGCGTGCCCGGCCCGTTCGGCTCGGGCAAGACGGTCATTCAGCACCAGCTCGCCAAGTGGGCCGAAGCCCAGATCGTCGTTTACATCGGCTGCGGCGAGCGCGGCAACGAGATGACCGACGTTCTGCGCGAGTTCCCCGAGCTGAAAGATCCCCGTTCGGGCCAGCCGCTGATGAAGCGTACCGTGCTGATCGCGAACACGTCCAACATGCCTGTGGCGGCCCGCGAAGCCAGCGTTTACACGGGAATTTCCATCGCCGAGTACTACCGCGACATGGGCTATTCCGTGGCGCTGATGGCCGACTCCACCAGCCGATGGGCCGAAGCTCTGCGCGAGATGTCCGGCCGTCTGGAAGAAATGCCCGGCGAAGAAGGCTATCCCGCTTATCTGGGAACGCGTCTGGCTTCGTTCTACGAGCGCGCCGGTCGGGCGATCTGCCTGGGCGGCGACGGCCGCGAGGGATCGGTTTCCGTCATCGGGGCCGTTTCGCCTCCCGGCGGCGACCTTTCCGAGCCGGTCACGCAGAACACGCTGCGCGTGACCAAGGTCTTCTGGGGGCTGGACGCCAATCTGGCCTACCAGCGCCACTTTCCGGCCATCAACTGGCTGAACAGCTATTCGCTGTACACCAACAAGCTCGACGAGTACTGGGACGCCAAGTTCGACGCCGAGTGGACGCCCGCGCGCGTCGAAGCCATGACGCTGCTCGAAGAGGAATCCTCGCTGAAGGAAATTGTGCAGCTGGTCGGCATGGACGCCCTTTCGCGCAACGAGCGCATGACTATGGAAACGGCCAAGTCGCTGCGCGAAGACTTTCTGCACCAGAACGCCTTCAACGACGTGGACACGTACACGTCCATGGAAAAACAGTTCAAAATGCTTTCGACGATCCTCAAGTTCCATCACGCCGGGCTGGAAGCCCTGCAGAGCGGCGCCGAGATGAACAAGCTCTTCAACCTGCCCGTGCGCGAGAAGATCGCCCGCATGGGGCTGGTCGGCGAGCAGGAACTCGAGAAGATCGACGCGCTCGAAGGCGAAATGAGAGACGAGATTGCTCAGCTTCTCGCGTCAGGAGGCGAAAAATAA
- a CDS encoding V-type ATP synthase subunit B, which produces MNLPVEYRTVSSLAGPLLVVESVKEVPYDSLVEVALPDGSRRRGKVLETDSGRAVVQVFEGTDGLDVDTASVTFLGKSLELPVSEDMLGRVFNGRGDPIDGGAPIIAEKNIDVNGLAMNPYSRDYPDEFIQTGISTIDGMNPMVRGQKLPIFSASGLPHNRMAAQLARQANVIGGGSEKFAVVFAAMGITFEEAAFFMEDFRKTGALDRTVMYINLANDPAVERIYTPKLALTAAEYLAFEKNMHVLVILTDLTNYCEALREISAARKEVPGRRGYPGYLYTDLATMYERAGRVKGSTGSITQVPILTMPEDDKTHPIPDLTGYITEGQIILSRNLHRTGIYPPVDVMPSLSRLKDKGIGEGKTREDHADLMNQLFAAYARGKEAKELAVILGEGALSDDDKAFAKFASRFEDEYVRQGEYENRAVETTLELGWKLLNMVPVKELKRVKDKYIQKYLMPLKEKENSEEKA; this is translated from the coding sequence ATGAACCTGCCAGTTGAATACAGAACCGTAAGCAGCCTTGCGGGCCCCCTTCTGGTCGTCGAGAGCGTCAAGGAAGTTCCCTACGATTCTCTGGTGGAAGTCGCGCTGCCCGACGGCTCCCGCCGCCGCGGCAAAGTGCTGGAGACCGATTCCGGCCGCGCCGTCGTGCAGGTTTTCGAGGGCACCGACGGCCTCGACGTCGACACGGCTTCCGTCACCTTCCTCGGCAAATCGCTGGAGCTGCCCGTCTCCGAAGACATGCTCGGCCGCGTCTTCAACGGCCGCGGCGATCCCATCGACGGCGGCGCGCCCATCATCGCCGAGAAAAACATCGACGTGAACGGACTGGCCATGAATCCCTACTCGCGCGACTATCCCGACGAGTTCATCCAGACCGGCATCAGCACCATCGACGGCATGAACCCCATGGTCCGCGGCCAGAAGCTGCCCATTTTCTCCGCTTCCGGACTGCCGCACAACCGCATGGCCGCCCAGCTGGCCCGCCAGGCCAACGTCATCGGCGGCGGCAGCGAAAAGTTCGCCGTCGTTTTCGCCGCCATGGGCATTACCTTCGAGGAAGCCGCTTTCTTCATGGAAGACTTCCGCAAGACCGGCGCCCTCGACCGCACCGTCATGTACATCAACCTCGCCAACGACCCCGCCGTCGAGCGCATCTACACGCCCAAGCTGGCGCTGACCGCCGCCGAGTATCTGGCGTTCGAGAAGAACATGCACGTGCTGGTCATTCTCACCGACTTGACGAACTACTGCGAGGCCCTGCGCGAGATCTCCGCCGCCCGCAAGGAAGTTCCCGGCCGCCGCGGCTATCCCGGCTACCTCTATACCGACCTCGCCACCATGTACGAGCGCGCCGGCCGCGTCAAGGGCAGCACCGGCTCCATCACCCAGGTGCCCATCCTCACCATGCCCGAAGACGACAAGACCCATCCCATCCCCGACCTCACCGGCTATATCACCGAGGGGCAGATCATCCTCAGCCGCAACCTGCACCGCACCGGCATCTATCCGCCCGTGGACGTGATGCCCTCGCTGTCGCGACTGAAGGACAAAGGCATCGGCGAAGGCAAGACCCGCGAGGATCACGCCGACCTGATGAACCAGCTCTTCGCTGCCTACGCCCGCGGCAAGGAAGCCAAGGAACTGGCCGTCATCCTCGGCGAAGGCGCCCTGAGCGACGACGACAAGGCGTTCGCCAAGTTCGCCTCGCGCTTCGAGGACGAGTACGTCCGTCAGGGCGAATACGAGAACCGCGCCGTCGAGACGACCCTCGAACTGGGCTGGAAACTCCTGAACATGGTTCCCGTCAAGGAACTGAAACGCGTCAAGGACAAGTACATCCAGAAATACCTGATGCCGCTGAAGGAAAAAGAAAACTCAGAGGAAAAGGCGTAA
- a CDS encoding V-type ATP synthase subunit D: MARVNVNPNRMELSRLKKRLAVAQRGHKLLKDKQDALIKAFLEKARAVKATREKVESELISCYRSFLMARAQTLPAMLEQALMISGSTCTLDVATRNVMSVIVPEYEVHQEGSTFNYGMATTPASLDVALEDFSKVIPGLLQLAADEKAVALMSTEIERTRRRVNALEHVMIPNYAETIKYISMKLDEQARSTTSQLMKVKEIVSEH; the protein is encoded by the coding sequence ATGGCACGCGTGAACGTGAACCCCAATCGAATGGAGCTTTCGCGGCTCAAGAAACGTCTCGCCGTCGCCCAGCGCGGCCATAAGCTGCTCAAGGACAAGCAGGACGCCCTGATCAAGGCCTTCCTCGAAAAAGCCCGCGCGGTCAAAGCCACCCGCGAGAAAGTCGAGAGCGAGCTCATCTCGTGTTACCGCAGCTTCCTCATGGCCCGCGCCCAGACCTTGCCGGCCATGCTTGAACAGGCTCTGATGATCTCCGGCAGCACCTGCACCCTCGACGTCGCCACGCGCAACGTCATGAGCGTCATCGTGCCCGAGTACGAAGTCCATCAGGAGGGCAGCACCTTCAACTACGGCATGGCGACCACGCCGGCCAGCCTCGACGTGGCCCTCGAAGACTTTTCCAAAGTCATTCCCGGGCTGCTCCAGCTCGCCGCCGACGAAAAGGCCGTCGCTCTGATGTCGACCGAAATCGAGCGCACCCGCCGCCGCGTCAATGCCCTCGAGCACGTCATGATCCCCAACTACGCCGAGACGATCAAATACATCTCGATGAAGCTGGACGAACAGGCCCGCTCGACCACCAGCCAGCTGATGAAAGTCAAGGAAATCGTCAGCGAACACTGA
- a CDS encoding TRAP transporter small permease produces MKDGRMNNHAGERRFSPLVPLSARINGLCEVLLFVLMIAMIVITTAQVVCRLVTQALTWSEELTRFLLVAASLVGAAVAFYRGSHISVTFVIEKLPKRGQTLVFLVMQALGVLFFGVLARYGHVMMEREALQTTPALGISMSVLYAQFPLFSAVVILHLLATAEIYLRGGRR; encoded by the coding sequence ATGAAAGACGGCAGGATGAACAACCATGCGGGCGAGAGGCGTTTTTCGCCTCTCGTTCCCTTGAGTGCCCGGATCAATGGACTTTGCGAAGTTCTTCTGTTTGTGCTGATGATTGCCATGATCGTGATCACGACGGCGCAGGTTGTTTGCAGATTGGTGACCCAGGCACTGACATGGTCGGAAGAGCTTACGCGCTTTCTTCTCGTCGCCGCCTCCCTGGTGGGCGCGGCCGTGGCCTTTTACCGCGGAAGCCATATTTCCGTCACCTTCGTGATCGAGAAACTGCCCAAGAGGGGGCAGACGCTGGTCTTTCTCGTCATGCAGGCGCTGGGCGTCCTGTTCTTTGGGGTGCTCGCGCGGTACGGCCATGTCATGATGGAGCGGGAAGCTCTGCAGACGACGCCGGCACTGGGTATCTCCATGAGTGTTCTTTACGCTCAGTTTCCGTTGTTTTCCGCGGTGGTCATCCTCCACCTCCTCGCCACCGCGGAGATTTATTTGAGAGGGGGCAGGCGCTGA
- a CDS encoding V-type ATP synthase subunit F → MSADAGRKKMAAVGSYDTVLPFQAVGVRPFPVESDEEIAEIVSRLAREDYGAIFVEERQFVAQASLIDRLVQEYAASIIPIPGIRGSIGVGLSAVRSSVERAVGMDIFAEK, encoded by the coding sequence ATGTCCGCTGATGCCGGAAGAAAGAAAATGGCGGCCGTAGGAAGCTACGACACCGTGCTTCCTTTTCAGGCTGTCGGCGTTCGTCCCTTTCCCGTCGAGAGCGACGAAGAGATTGCCGAGATCGTGAGCCGTCTGGCCCGCGAAGACTACGGCGCGATCTTCGTCGAAGAGCGGCAGTTCGTCGCTCAGGCTTCTCTGATCGACCGGCTCGTTCAGGAGTACGCGGCCAGCATCATTCCCATCCCCGGGATCCGCGGATCCATCGGCGTGGGGCTGAGCGCGGTGCGCAGCAGCGTCGAGCGGGCGGTCGGCATGGATATTTTCGCAGAGAAATAG
- a CDS encoding V-type ATPase subunit gives MAPKERYGYAVARLRALENRLLDESILQRMIDCDTLEGAVKVLGETPYSAWLMELKSPLEFDRAIEAELRHSYAEIEAFVPDRELVSLLRLVYDVHNVKTLLKSQFLTVRGEKRRLDLLTSLGTIDTDKLILAVEGEEYWELPYGFNQAVPEALAAWEQTHNALAVEKILDGVYFEALREVAAKLGMEQVEKWVRARIDGENLKTLLRLSRIDMDHGTTASFLHEGGLLPVNRLTPLVTEPVENWGRLLAFADIGALLAPFSEGENFNSLLVQYEKDLDNFITGAIAKSRFGAFEPGNVVRYLWTKEIEAKNLRVVLVSVANGVEKDAIRGLLRDVR, from the coding sequence ATGGCCCCGAAGGAGCGGTATGGTTACGCTGTAGCGCGTCTGAGGGCGCTTGAGAACCGTCTGCTTGACGAGTCGATCCTCCAGAGGATGATCGACTGCGACACGCTGGAGGGGGCTGTAAAAGTTCTCGGGGAAACTCCCTATTCGGCCTGGCTGATGGAGCTGAAATCGCCGCTGGAATTCGACCGGGCGATCGAGGCGGAACTTCGCCACAGCTATGCGGAAATCGAGGCGTTCGTTCCCGACCGTGAGCTGGTCAGTCTGCTGCGTCTGGTCTACGACGTGCACAACGTCAAGACGCTGCTGAAAAGCCAGTTCCTGACGGTTCGGGGAGAAAAACGCCGTCTCGACCTGCTCACCTCTCTCGGCACCATCGACACGGACAAGCTGATCCTGGCCGTCGAAGGAGAGGAGTACTGGGAGCTTCCGTACGGATTCAACCAGGCGGTTCCCGAAGCCCTTGCGGCATGGGAGCAGACGCACAACGCTCTTGCGGTGGAGAAGATCCTCGACGGCGTGTATTTCGAAGCGCTGCGGGAAGTCGCCGCAAAGCTCGGCATGGAGCAGGTGGAAAAATGGGTTCGCGCCCGCATCGACGGCGAAAACCTGAAAACGCTCCTGCGCCTTTCGCGCATCGACATGGACCATGGGACGACCGCGTCTTTCCTTCACGAAGGCGGCCTGCTTCCCGTCAACCGGCTGACGCCGCTCGTGACCGAACCGGTGGAAAACTGGGGGCGCCTGCTGGCTTTCGCCGACATCGGCGCGCTGTTGGCCCCTTTCTCGGAAGGAGAAAATTTCAACAGCCTGCTCGTGCAGTACGAGAAGGATCTGGACAACTTCATCACCGGCGCGATCGCCAAGAGCCGTTTCGGCGCGTTCGAGCCGGGCAACGTGGTCCGTTACCTCTGGACCAAGGAAATCGAAGCCAAAAACTTGCGGGTGGTGCTCGTTTCCGTCGCCAACGGAGTCGAGAAAGACGCCATAAGGGGGTTGCTGCGCGATGTCCGCTGA